In Halictus rubicundus isolate RS-2024b chromosome 5, iyHalRubi1_principal, whole genome shotgun sequence, one genomic interval encodes:
- the LOC143354056 gene encoding uncharacterized protein LOC143354056, whose translation MHLEDYHEDRNEEDVQRAVSRTIKQENFGNLHFAPITTMATNPQQACWATSHADTGLSSPILPNNSSFHEYTDWEQLSAAFQYPYQQYSVTDRSPGSTGSEATTPTWTNVVYSDATDCSNGQRLPSVGSAFSFSRSFSNTVYPEYQNYQEYPEYQDDVTVSLPLILHTQPESQSFTGPMQNATDEFDLSLIRGDPTSLLNNVESPSSPSSTYLEELQDPFSNLNGSCYAVGHLVSGQQSSMSNMTFVNDASLADGFGNQVVLPRNEGLLLADRRVPVAKNDSETDKRSKSYDCSTTEDSLTSTYQCRWIDCGCAFAEQEGLVRHIERRHVESSSSNAHGHGRRIQRDRDKDKDKDKDGEGYTGTGSGQDEFACLWQGCPRARPFNARYKLLIHMRVHSGEKPNKCPFSGCKKAFSRLENLKIHQRSHTGERPYACQHRGCSKAFSNSSDRAKHQRTHYDTKPYACQVSGCGKRYTDPSSLRKHVKNHSEPTTPVHHPSATSDPKNPASITSNGINGSRHDPISTTSRQPAQTVVAYAAESNYRSYKTSESYADEDADLFQTNLCQVDRISMSLESNPEYVPIESVKRYLIDDVSNSHVDAAGYCEDDVPDFQELGSDIEQQFLELSNLDDAVFIDG comes from the exons ACGTCCCACGCGGACACCGGACTgtcatcccctatcctaccaaatAATTCGAGTTTCCACGAGTACACGGACTGGGAGCAGCTCAGTGCCGCGTTCCAGTACCCCTATCAACAATACTCGGTGACAGATCGGTCGCCCGGAAGCACAGGTAGCGAGGCAACAACGCCAACGTGGACGAACGTGGTCTACAGCGACGCGACAGACTGTTCGAACGGTCAACGACTGCCATCGGTGGGCTCTGCGTTCTCGTTCTCGCGAAGCTTCTCCAACACAGTGTACCCGGAGTATCAAAATTATCAAGAGTACCCAGAGTACCAAGATGACGTCACAGTGTCCTTGCCGTTGATACTCCATACTCAGCCCGAGAGCCAAAGCTTCACGGGGCCGATGCAGAACGCCACAGACGAGTTCGATCTCAGTTTAATCAGAGGAGATCCGACGTCTTTATTAAACAACGTGGAGTCTCCTTCTTCGCCCTCGTCCACCTACCTTGAAGAGCTTCAGGACCCTTTCTCCAATTTGAACGGATCGTGCTATGCTGTTGGACATTTGGTCTCCGGACAGCAGTCTTCCATGTCGAACATGACGTTCGTCAATGATGCTAGTCTCGCTGATGGCTTCGGCAATCAGGTCGTTCTTCCTAGGAACGAAGGCTTGCTACTCGCTGATCGACGTGTTCCTGTGGCGAAGAATGACTCAGAGACTGATAAACGAAGCAAGTCTTATG ACTGTTCGACGACGGAAGACAGCCTGACGTCGACGTATCAATGTCGGTGGATAGATTGCGGCTGCGCGTTCGCGGAACAGGAGGGCCTGGTTCGTCACATCGAGCGAAGACACGTCGAATCCTCGTCGTCGAACGCGCATGGGCATGGTAGGCGAATCCAGAGGGACAGGGATAAGGACAAGGACAAGGACAAAGACGGCGAGGGATACACTGGGACCGGAAGCGGGCAGGACGAGTTCGCTTGTCTGTGGCAGGGATGTCCTCGCGCGAGACCGTTCAATGCTAGATACAAATTGTTGATTCACATGCGTGTTCATAGCGGGGAAAAGCCGAATAAGTGTCCG TTCAGTGGATGCAAAAAGGCATTTTCGCGGCTGGAGAACCTGAAGATCCATCAGAGATCTCACACGGGTGAAAGGCCATATGCGTGTCAGCATCGTGGCTGTTCGAAAGCTTTCAGCAACAGCAGCGATCGCGCGAAACATCAGAGAACTCACTATGATACG AAACCATACGCCTGCCAAGTGTCCGGTTGCGGAAAGCGTTACACGGATCCATCAAGCTTGAGGAAACACGTGAAGAACCATTCGGAGCCAACCACGCCGGTCCACCATCCCTCGGCAACGTCCGATCCGAAGAATCCTGCGAGCATAACCAGCAACGGGATCAATGGATCGCGACACGATCCGATTTCTACGACTTCGAGACAACCGGCGCAAACGGTCGTCGCTTATGCCGCGGAATCGAATTATCGGTCGTATAAGACTTCGGAGTCTTACGCGGACGAGGACGCGGACCTGTTCCAGACGAATCTGTGTCAGGTCGATAGGATTTCCATGAGCCTTGAGAGCAATCCGGAGTACGTTCCCATTGAGTCCGTGAAGCGTTATCTCATCGACGACGTCAGCAATTCCCACGTGGACGCCGCAG GATACTGCGAGGACGACGTACCCGATTTCCAAGAGCTCGGTTCCGACATAGAGCAACAGTTCCTCGAGCTGAGCAATCTGGATGACGCGGTGTTCATCGACGGTTGA
- the LOC143354682 gene encoding uncharacterized protein LOC143354682, whose amino-acid sequence MANPYNLKDPEEVKEYLKNLHIEYKFGCYSEKNAEACHLLGDYEESIKQDYKEAAKVYKMNCDTLNYGKSCTKYGDFSLVGRGCDKNAMEAYKYMKKGCDQNDARGCYHAGVLAATNDELEKDRAVQVAEGIRMLQKACDANDEKACFHLSGIFIAGIKGFVEKDFPRSYKLAMKSCDSGNPYACANLSVMHRNGDGVEKSDVMAETFKNKAMKLLHELQTNKRQLKFHQGIESFIKISIVQRCTTINIYYSERNVIIQVEVHWRCFDSQNYFTLSIQNNLDFASQDDGEFVFRKCKGINLSVLCDKDDIGQCHRFWKSWEQMIRLAVSPIMLQAVWRLATRHILSQRESRIDQFSKTLGRLDSGPRVPRYSNINDLIYLQMIIFVARLLPKAEMIYRSADKVRNPRIYGEVGRGGNTGRMAVNLKRRSLHHSTTAIMRCHLFAFCWALLVVLTFIGQKPAVTADEVSNKIDVDVYYESLCPDSKRWIRVQLAESYHVIKDYIRLNLIPYGKATQLIDSSTGQWAFSCQHGPDECDGNKAQACAIHAIKNEEPADRVQQLTESVVVCAMSTRFPPTEVEKCAEKLWASQKTQDIIRDCIAGPLSSELLAEHGKKTAALKLPISFVPTIVINGVYSKENQNKAYNNFLKLICDNLQVEAKPAECSAA is encoded by the exons ATGGCGAACCCGTATAACTTAAAAGACCCCGAGGAGGTGAAGGAGTATTTGAAAAACCTCCACATTGAATACAAATTCGGTTGTTACAGCGAGAAAAATGCTGAAG CATGTCATCTGTTAGGCGACTATGAGGAGAGCATTAAACAGGACTATAAAGAGGCTGCCAAAGTATACAAAATGAATTGCGATACATTGAATTACGGTAAAAGTTGCACGAAGTATGGTGATTTTAGCTTGGTCG GCAGAGGATGTGATAAAAATGCTATGGAGGCTTACAAGTATATGAAGAAGGGATGTGATCAGAACGATGCAAGGGGTTGTTATCACGCAGGTGTTCTTGCCGCAACTAATGATGAATTAGAAAAGGACAGAGCTGTCCAGGTTGCAGAAGGAATTAGAATGCTTCAGAAAGCTTGCGATGCTAACGATGAGAAAGCATGCTTCCATTTGTCAGGCATTTTTATAGCAGGCATTAAAGGGTTCGTTGAAAAGGACTTCCCACGATCATATAAACTGGCCATGAAGAGCTGTGACTCTGGAAATCCTTATGCTTGTGCAAATTTGTCTGTAATGCACAGAAACGGTGATGGCGTCGAAAAAAGCGATGTGATGGCAGAGACCTTCAAAAATAAAGCCATGAAGTTATTGCACGAGTTGCAGACTAACAAGAGACAACTGAAATTCCATCAAGGCATAGAAT cctttataaaaatttcgatagTGCAACGATGCACaacaattaatatttactaCAGCGAACGCAACGTTATCATTCAGGTCGAGGTTCACTGGCGATGCTTTGACTCGCAGAATTATTTTACGCTATCAATCCAAAACAAT TTAGACTTTGCCTCTCAG GATGATGGAGAATTTGTATTTAGAAAGTGCAAAGGAATTAATTTGAGCGTCCTTTGTGACAAAGACGATATCGGCCAGTGTCATCGATTCTGGAAATCCTGGGAACAAATGATTAGGTTAGCGGTGTCCCCAATTATGCTGCAAGCAGTCTGGCGACTGGCGACACGACACATTCTCTCCCAGCGAGAAAGTCGT ATTGACCAGTTCTCAAAAACTCTAGGAAGGCTGGACTCGGGTCCACGGGTCCCAAGATATTCAAATATTAACGATCTCATCTATTTGCAAATGATTATTTTTGTCGCCCGTCTGCTCCCCAAGGCTG agATG ATCTATAGATCCGCGGATAAGGTGAGAAATCCGCGGATCTACGGGGAAGTTGGTAGAGGTGGCAACACTGGTCGTATGGCAGTGAATTTAAAGCGGCGTTCGCTTCATCATTCAACCACAGCAATCATGCGGTGCCACTTGTTCGCGTTCTGCTGGGCGCTCCTGGTTGTCCTCACATTTATCGGCCAAAAG CCCGCCGTGACCGCCGATGAAGTGTCGAACAAGATTGATGTGGACGTGTACTATGAGTCACTATGTCCCGATAGCAAGCGATGGATACGAGTACAACTAGCCGAGTCATACCATGTAATCAAGGATTACATTCGTCTCAATCTGATTCCATATGGAAAAGCAACG CAATTGATCGATAGCTCGACCGGCCAGTGGGCCTTCTCTTGCCAACATGGCCCTGACGAATGCGACGGCAACAAGGCCCAAGCTTGCGCGATCCATGCGATCAAGAACGAGGAGCCCGCCGACAGAGTTCAACAACTCACCGAGTCTGTCGTGGTTTGCGCAATGTCAACCAGGTTCCCACCGACGGAGGTCGAGAAG TGCGCAGAAAAATTATGGGCAAGTCAGAAGACGCAGGACATCATCAGGGACTGCATCGCAGGCCCGTTATCGAGCGAATTGCTCGCGGAACATGGGAAGAAAACTGCAGCATTGAAACTGCCGATTTCCTTCGTGCCGACGATAGTGATCAACGGA GTGTACTCCAAGGAAAATCAAAACAAGGCGTACAATAACTTCCTGAAACTAATTTGCGACAATCTGCAAGTGGAGGCGAAGCCGGCCGAGTGCAGTGCCGCTTGA